Proteins encoded together in one Aerosakkonema funiforme FACHB-1375 window:
- a CDS encoding IS4/Tn5 family transposase DNA-binding protein, whose product MSWAAAELKTAKLGNKRRNQRLIKIVEDLASKPSSSIPQACRNAAAVQAAYDFFSNPRIKASAIIAAHRESTIERALEHPLVLAIQDTTELDYSHHRHKQGLGPISNSKANGLKLHSVLCVSDEGVPLGLLPHGVTTPSKH is encoded by the coding sequence ATGAGTTGGGCAGCCGCCGAATTAAAAACCGCCAAACTAGGAAACAAACGTCGCAACCAGCGGTTAATCAAAATAGTAGAAGACCTAGCCAGCAAACCATCATCAAGCATACCGCAAGCCTGTCGAAATGCCGCCGCAGTCCAAGCCGCCTACGACTTCTTCTCCAACCCAAGAATCAAAGCATCAGCCATCATAGCAGCCCACAGAGAAAGCACCATAGAAAGAGCATTAGAACACCCCTTAGTACTAGCCATACAAGACACCACAGAACTAGACTACAGCCATCATCGCCACAAACAAGGGTTAGGCCCAATAAGTAATTCAAAAGCCAACGGATTAAAACTACACTCAGTTCTCTGCGTCAGTGATGAAGGAGTACCATTAGGACTACTACCTCACGGGGTGACAACCCCGTCAAAACATTGA
- a CDS encoding transposase produces MTVCRFFQRLDLSNGVPVRRLAPIRSVPPLRDRHLPPLTPRQAAFLVFRLSDSLSADEKQLLSLLSQQPDVAPAIELVQDFAALVRQRQHHLLDAWLQQATDCSFSPLVRFANGLVQDYQAVKAALTLSTFRGRQAPPNQDNEGV; encoded by the coding sequence ATGACTGTTTGCCGTTTTTTTCAACGGCTCGATTTGAGTAATGGTGTTCCTGTGCGTCGTCTGGCTCCAATTCGCTCAGTTCCACCGTTGCGCGATCGCCATCTGCCACCTCTGACTCCCCGACAGGCTGCTTTTTTGGTTTTTCGTCTGTCTGATTCTTTGTCTGCTGATGAAAAACAACTGCTCTCATTGCTGTCTCAACAGCCGGATGTTGCACCAGCGATCGAGTTGGTTCAGGATTTTGCGGCTCTTGTGCGTCAGCGACAGCATCATTTGTTGGATGCCTGGTTGCAACAGGCCACTGATTGCTCTTTCTCTCCTTTGGTTCGCTTCGCAAACGGTCTTGTCCAGGACTATCAAGCTGTTAAAGCTGCTTTGACTCTCTCTACCTTCAGGGGGCGACAAGCGCCCCCGAACCAAGACAATGAAGGCGTTTGA
- a CDS encoding IS4 family transposase: MAKSATGGAFDGVVTPSGLLHQQMWAREKKTNTTKKPETTKPTEPKESKRWTESLEITQNAIPSQVRVVTVGDREADIYELFAQPRRIGSEYLIRAYQKRSVKTATTQTEVEKLPQAIIKTKPIGQLTISLKRTTKRQPRPAKLTIRIATYLLQPPERHPQQSNLKPIKIQVILAQEETPPPKEKPIKWLLVTTLPVTDYQQACLCLKWYSYRWLIERYHYTLKSGCNIENLQLETAKRIERALATYAIVAWRLLWLTYQARNNPETPATQAFQSHEWQALYPTFRTLNCPNRKLRRAKSKA, encoded by the coding sequence TTGGCCAAATCCGCCACCGGTGGGGCTTTTGACGGGGTTGTCACCCCGTCAGGACTACTACATCAACAAATGTGGGCAAGAGAAAAGAAAACCAACACCACCAAAAAACCCGAAACCACCAAACCAACCGAACCCAAAGAAAGTAAACGGTGGACAGAAAGCCTAGAAATCACCCAAAACGCCATCCCCTCCCAAGTAAGAGTAGTCACAGTAGGCGACCGAGAAGCAGACATATACGAACTATTCGCCCAACCCAGAAGAATCGGTTCAGAATACTTAATCAGAGCCTACCAAAAAAGGTCAGTCAAAACAGCAACCACCCAAACCGAAGTAGAAAAACTCCCACAAGCCATCATCAAAACCAAACCAATCGGACAACTAACCATCTCATTAAAACGCACAACCAAACGGCAACCTCGCCCAGCCAAATTAACCATAAGAATCGCCACTTATTTACTACAACCCCCAGAAAGGCATCCCCAACAAAGCAACCTAAAACCAATCAAAATTCAAGTTATACTAGCCCAAGAAGAAACGCCCCCACCCAAGGAAAAACCAATCAAATGGTTATTAGTAACTACCCTACCAGTAACCGACTACCAACAAGCCTGCTTATGTTTAAAATGGTATTCATACCGTTGGCTAATCGAGCGATACCATTACACCCTAAAAAGCGGCTGTAACATCGAAAACCTGCAACTAGAAACAGCCAAAAGAATTGAAAGAGCCTTAGCCACATACGCGATCGTAGCATGGCGGCTATTATGGCTGACATATCAAGCTAGAAACAACCCAGAAACACCAGCCACACAAGCATTTCAAAGCCACGAATGGCAAGCATTGTATCCCACATTCCGCACCCTCAACTGTCCCAATCGGAAATTACGGAGAGCAAAAAGCAAAGCTTGA
- a CDS encoding IS4 family transposase, producing MKKLAIDRTQWRAHNVFMVSLIWENRSIPLYWQLLDKRGCSNIDEQKALLTPVLELLSDYEVIVLGDREFGSVKLASWLCQRQVKFIFRVKQGRYIQEENSDYIRLSDMGLVPGTSFYLADTKFTKQKGFGTLDIAGYWRRKYRGKQEDEGWYLLTNVGTLKQSVDIFKCRSGIEALFKDCKTGGYNLEKSHANNRRLSSLILLIAIAYTCAVIQGQRIKTMGVQKYVGRLTERGRSIRRHSSFWIGLYGQCWVIGMEFCQDVITELMRIRRNKLPFFQRGLRAMSFILSMF from the coding sequence ATGAAGAAACTTGCGATCGATAGAACGCAGTGGCGAGCGCATAATGTATTTATGGTCAGCCTAATTTGGGAAAACAGAAGTATCCCCTTATACTGGCAATTGCTGGACAAAAGAGGATGTAGTAATATTGACGAACAAAAAGCTCTACTCACTCCTGTGTTAGAGTTGCTATCAGATTATGAAGTGATTGTGTTAGGCGATCGGGAATTTGGTAGTGTCAAGCTCGCATCGTGGCTCTGTCAGAGACAAGTAAAGTTTATTTTTAGAGTGAAACAAGGGCGCTATATCCAAGAGGAGAACTCTGATTACATTCGCTTATCTGACATGGGTTTAGTGCCGGGAACTAGCTTTTATTTAGCCGATACAAAATTCACCAAACAAAAAGGTTTTGGGACTTTGGATATCGCTGGTTATTGGCGACGAAAATATAGAGGAAAACAGGAGGACGAAGGTTGGTATCTTTTGACTAATGTCGGCACTTTAAAACAATCGGTCGATATCTTCAAATGTCGGAGTGGGATTGAAGCTTTGTTTAAAGATTGTAAGACTGGGGGTTATAACTTAGAGAAAAGTCACGCTAACAATCGGCGTTTGAGTAGTTTAATATTATTAATAGCGATCGCCTACACTTGTGCTGTAATTCAAGGTCAAAGAATCAAGACAATGGGAGTGCAGAAATATGTGGGTAGGTTAACTGAGCGCGGGCGATCGATACGTCGTCATAGTAGTTTTTGGATAGGATTATATGGTCAATGTTGGGTAATTGGCATGGAATTTTGTCAAGATGTTATTACTGAATTAATGAGAATCAGGCGCAATAAACTACCATTTTTTCAGAGGGGTCTAAGGGCTATGTCCTTTATTTTATCAATGTTTTGA